One window of Rubrivirga sp. SAORIC476 genomic DNA carries:
- a CDS encoding DUF3298 and DUF4163 domain-containing protein, with translation MRLLPLLLVLAACGPDPATPDAPPPLPLPPGRVVETDSLLRDEPARTYRVAIGYPQIRATDGEPLPVALRAANAAVRDTVAAFADDLRPEAPPPGADPPDYPVEADGRTDRVWLSDDVFSTLVEVYVYTGGAHGATYFVPITVDLVTGAPVAPADLFDAGMPWADTLAAHVGRGIRSRIRPTDVFATDGLDNIREGRVDLTLSPDSLTVHVPAGQVSSFAAGSFHIAVPRAAVEAFVRPGGLLARDR, from the coding sequence ATGCGCCTGCTCCCCCTCCTGCTTGTGCTCGCCGCGTGTGGTCCCGACCCGGCGACCCCAGACGCTCCGCCACCCCTTCCGCTGCCACCCGGCCGCGTCGTCGAGACCGACTCGCTCCTGCGCGACGAGCCCGCGCGGACGTACCGCGTCGCCATCGGGTACCCGCAGATCCGGGCCACGGACGGTGAGCCGTTGCCCGTCGCGCTCCGGGCTGCCAACGCGGCCGTCCGCGACACCGTCGCCGCCTTCGCCGACGACCTCCGCCCCGAGGCGCCGCCGCCTGGCGCAGACCCGCCTGACTACCCCGTCGAAGCCGACGGCCGCACCGACCGGGTGTGGCTCTCCGACGACGTGTTCAGCACCCTCGTCGAGGTCTACGTCTATACGGGCGGCGCGCACGGCGCGACCTACTTCGTGCCGATCACGGTCGACCTCGTCACCGGAGCTCCCGTCGCCCCGGCCGACCTGTTCGACGCGGGAATGCCCTGGGCCGACACGCTGGCGGCCCACGTCGGGCGTGGCATCCGCAGCCGGATCCGGCCCACCGACGTCTTCGCCACAGACGGGCTCGACAACATCCGGGAGGGCCGTGTGGACCTCACTCTGAGCCCCGACTCGCTGACGGTCCACGTCCCCGCAGGCCAGGTCTCGTCGTTCGCCGCCGGGTCGTTCCACATCGCCGTGCCGCGGGCCGCCGTCGAAGCCTTCGTCCGTCCCGGCGGCCTGCTCGCTCGCGACCGGTAG
- a CDS encoding alanine racemase, translated as MLVSDLPTPALLVDRARLHANLDAMQARADAQGVALRPHVKTHKSPAIARLQVERGARGLTVATVDEAEAFAEAGFDDLRLASPVVGPTKLERLAALAASGTRISFSVDSLEGVRRADRAFAEAGQTAEVLIEIDPGYGRCGIDWDDRDALAELASFVEQAGALRLVGLLSHGGQAYAPATADEAVEDLRRAAIDAERDRVLDAAAFLVAEGALDPAAAELSIGSTPGVTVFTNAERDGLTITEVRPGTYVFFDAMQVALGSARVQDCALVCVATVLSKTRFDDGTERDITDAGKKILTADTWPGHTAFGEVLYSPRTMIAHPHARVTALSEEHGWVDTPGGSIWDIGDPVFLVPNHACVAVATRSRLSLVDGDEVIETLDVVAR; from the coding sequence GTGCTCGTTTCCGATCTCCCCACCCCGGCCCTCCTCGTCGACCGCGCCCGGCTCCACGCCAACCTGGACGCCATGCAGGCGCGGGCCGACGCCCAGGGCGTCGCGCTGCGGCCCCACGTCAAGACCCACAAGTCGCCCGCGATCGCGCGGCTGCAGGTCGAGCGCGGGGCGCGCGGCCTGACCGTCGCCACGGTCGACGAGGCCGAGGCGTTCGCCGAGGCGGGCTTCGACGACCTCCGCCTCGCATCGCCGGTTGTCGGGCCGACCAAGCTGGAGCGGCTGGCCGCGCTGGCGGCGTCGGGCACGCGCATCTCGTTCTCGGTCGACTCGCTGGAGGGCGTCCGCCGGGCCGACCGCGCGTTCGCCGAGGCCGGCCAGACGGCGGAGGTGCTGATCGAGATCGACCCCGGCTACGGTCGGTGCGGCATCGACTGGGACGACCGCGACGCGCTCGCCGAACTGGCGTCCTTCGTGGAGCAGGCCGGCGCCCTCCGGCTGGTCGGCCTGCTGTCGCACGGCGGGCAGGCCTACGCCCCGGCGACGGCGGACGAAGCGGTCGAGGACCTGCGGCGCGCGGCAATCGACGCCGAGCGCGACCGGGTGCTGGACGCCGCCGCATTCCTGGTCGCCGAGGGCGCCCTGGACCCCGCTGCTGCCGAGCTGTCCATCGGCTCGACACCTGGCGTGACCGTCTTTACCAACGCCGAGCGGGACGGGCTGACGATCACCGAAGTCCGCCCCGGCACGTACGTCTTCTTCGACGCGATGCAGGTCGCCCTGGGCTCGGCGCGGGTGCAGGACTGCGCGCTGGTGTGCGTCGCCACGGTCCTGTCGAAAACGCGGTTCGACGACGGCACCGAGCGCGACATCACGGACGCCGGGAAGAAGATCCTCACGGCCGACACGTGGCCCGGGCACACGGCCTTCGGCGAGGTGCTGTACAGCCCGCGCACGATGATCGCACACCCGCACGCACGCGTCACCGCCCTCAGCGAGGAGCACGGCTGGGTGGACACGCCCGGTGGCAGCATCTGGGACATCGGCGACCCGGTCTTCCTCGTCCCGAATCACGCCTGCGTGGCGGTCGCCACGCGGAGCCGCCTGTCGCTGGTAGACGGCGACGAGGTGATCGAGACGCTCGACGTGGTGGCGCGGTAG
- a CDS encoding DUF4870 domain-containing protein, translated as MPRTTHSTGPYDSDFDDPLFDVNLEGYEPDDKERTMGMLGHLAGYAGLTGIPFGNIVGPFLVYILKRDESAFIEDQAREALNFQITMTLAGIVSAILVLVAIGIPMLLIVGIWWVVGTAIGATKANAGEWYRYPGAIRFVK; from the coding sequence ATGCCCCGCACCACGCACTCCACCGGCCCCTACGACTCCGACTTCGACGACCCGCTCTTCGACGTGAACCTGGAGGGCTACGAGCCCGACGACAAGGAGCGGACGATGGGCATGCTCGGCCACCTCGCGGGCTACGCCGGCCTGACCGGCATCCCGTTCGGCAACATCGTCGGGCCCTTCCTGGTCTACATCCTGAAGCGCGACGAGTCCGCCTTCATCGAGGACCAGGCGCGCGAGGCGCTCAACTTCCAGATCACGATGACGCTGGCGGGCATCGTGTCGGCCATCCTGGTTCTGGTCGCCATCGGCATCCCGATGCTGCTGATCGTAGGCATCTGGTGGGTCGTCGGCACCGCCATCGGGGCGACCAAGGCCAACGCCGGCGAGTGGTACCGCTACCCGGGGGCGATTCGCTTCGTCAAGTAG
- a CDS encoding UDP-glucose/GDP-mannose dehydrogenase family protein — MNIAVVGTGYVGLVSGVCFAEMGNDVTCVDIDAAKVESLREGRLTIYEPGLEVYFDRGRREGRLVFTTDLAEAVQPADVVFLALPTPPGEGGAADLKYVLGVADDLGRLLAEAKADGAAAGWGYKVVVDKSTVPVGTAARVTAAIAQHGVVEGEDFDVVSNPEFLREGVAVEDFMKPERVVVGTSSEKAGDLMRRLYEPFVRSGNPILVMDEASAEMTKYAANAMLATKITFMNEIANLCDLVGADVDKVRRGIGTDSRIGPKFLYAGIGFGGSCFPKDVQALHRTARAEGYDFKILSAVLDVNDEQRKMLAQQVVAALGTGGDLPLAGKTLALWGLAFKPHTDDVREAPAHVLIRELTRLGADVVAFDPEAVETTKATFEREPLAGPGALRYAARSYEAVEGAHALIIATEWPEFRRPHLDRVAEGLAEGPNGFPLVFDGRNVFDPERMAEQGFEYHSVGRPHVAPVASAE; from the coding sequence ATGAACATCGCCGTCGTCGGAACTGGATATGTCGGCCTGGTCTCAGGCGTCTGCTTCGCCGAGATGGGCAACGACGTCACCTGCGTCGACATCGACGCCGCCAAGGTGGAGAGCCTCCGCGAGGGGCGCCTGACCATCTACGAGCCCGGCCTGGAGGTCTACTTCGACCGCGGGCGCCGCGAGGGGCGCCTCGTGTTCACGACCGACCTCGCCGAGGCCGTCCAGCCCGCCGACGTGGTCTTCCTCGCGCTCCCGACCCCCCCCGGCGAGGGCGGCGCGGCCGACCTCAAGTACGTCCTCGGCGTCGCCGACGACCTCGGCCGCCTCCTCGCCGAGGCGAAGGCGGACGGGGCCGCCGCCGGCTGGGGCTACAAGGTGGTGGTGGACAAGAGCACCGTGCCCGTGGGCACGGCCGCCCGCGTCACGGCCGCCATCGCCCAGCACGGCGTGGTCGAGGGCGAGGACTTCGACGTGGTCTCGAACCCGGAATTCCTGCGCGAGGGCGTCGCCGTGGAGGACTTCATGAAGCCCGAGCGCGTCGTCGTGGGCACGTCGTCCGAGAAGGCCGGCGACCTGATGCGACGCCTCTACGAGCCCTTCGTCCGCTCCGGCAACCCGATCCTGGTCATGGACGAGGCGTCCGCCGAGATGACGAAGTACGCGGCCAACGCGATGCTGGCGACCAAGATCACGTTCATGAACGAGATCGCGAACCTGTGCGACCTGGTCGGCGCCGACGTCGACAAGGTGCGGCGCGGTATCGGGACGGATTCCCGCATTGGGCCCAAGTTCCTCTACGCCGGCATCGGCTTCGGTGGCTCGTGCTTCCCCAAGGACGTGCAGGCGCTCCACCGGACGGCGCGCGCGGAGGGCTACGACTTCAAGATCCTGAGCGCGGTCCTGGACGTGAACGACGAGCAGCGCAAGATGCTCGCCCAGCAGGTCGTAGCCGCTCTCGGCACGGGCGGCGACCTCCCGCTGGCCGGCAAGACGCTCGCGCTGTGGGGCCTCGCCTTCAAGCCGCACACCGACGACGTCCGCGAGGCGCCCGCCCACGTGCTGATCCGCGAGCTGACCCGCCTCGGCGCCGACGTGGTCGCCTTCGATCCGGAGGCCGTCGAGACGACGAAGGCGACCTTCGAGCGCGAGCCGCTCGCCGGGCCGGGCGCGCTGCGCTACGCCGCGCGCAGCTATGAGGCCGTCGAGGGCGCCCACGCGCTCATCATCGCGACCGAGTGGCCCGAGTTCCGGCGTCCGCACCTCGACCGCGTCGCCGAGGGGCTGGCGGAGGGCCCGAACGGCTTCCCGCTCGTCTTCGACGGCCGCAACGTGTTCGACCCGGAGCGCATGGCCGAGCAGGGCTTCGAGTACCACTCCGTCGGCCGCCCGCACGTGGCGCCTGTGGCGAGTGCGGAATAG
- a CDS encoding UDP-glucuronic acid decarboxylase family protein, whose translation MPRTLITGGAGFLGSHLCDRFIAEGHEVVCMDNLITGNPDNIAHLIGHERFSFVHHDVSTFIYVAGDLDNVLHFASPASPIDYLRLPIQTLKVGSLGTHNALGLAKAKGARFLIASTSEVYGDPQIHPQPESYWGHVNPVGSRGVYDEAKRFAEAMTMAYHRYHGVDTRILRIFNTYGERMRLDDGRALPAFMGQALRGEPITVFGDGSQTRSFQYVDDLVEGIWRLLHSGETDPVNIGNPDEVTIKEFAEEVVALTGSSSTITFVDLPDDDPKVRQPDITRAREILDWAPQVDRAEGLRRTLDYFRSRVAAADA comes from the coding sequence ATGCCTCGCACACTGATCACCGGCGGCGCCGGCTTTCTCGGCTCCCACCTCTGCGACCGGTTCATCGCCGAGGGCCACGAGGTCGTCTGCATGGACAACCTGATCACGGGCAACCCGGACAACATCGCCCACCTGATCGGGCACGAGCGCTTCTCGTTCGTCCACCACGACGTGTCGACGTTCATCTACGTCGCCGGCGACCTGGACAACGTGCTCCACTTCGCGAGCCCCGCGAGCCCGATCGACTACCTGCGCCTGCCCATCCAGACGCTCAAGGTGGGGAGCCTCGGCACGCACAACGCGCTCGGGCTGGCCAAGGCGAAGGGCGCCCGCTTCCTGATCGCGTCGACGAGCGAGGTCTACGGCGACCCGCAGATCCACCCGCAGCCGGAGAGCTACTGGGGCCACGTCAACCCGGTCGGCAGCCGCGGCGTGTACGACGAGGCCAAGCGCTTCGCCGAGGCGATGACGATGGCGTACCACCGCTACCACGGCGTCGACACGCGCATCCTGCGCATCTTCAACACCTACGGCGAGCGGATGCGGCTCGATGACGGCCGCGCGCTGCCCGCGTTCATGGGCCAGGCCCTGCGCGGCGAGCCGATCACGGTGTTCGGCGACGGCTCGCAGACGCGGAGCTTCCAGTACGTCGACGACCTCGTGGAGGGCATCTGGCGGCTCCTGCACTCGGGCGAGACCGACCCGGTCAACATCGGCAACCCGGACGAGGTGACGATCAAGGAGTTCGCCGAGGAGGTGGTCGCGCTGACCGGCTCGTCGTCGACGATCACGTTCGTGGACCTGCCGGACGACGACCCGAAGGTGCGCCAGCCGGACATCACGCGCGCCCGGGAGATCCTGGACTGGGCGCCGCAGGTGGACCGCGCCGAGGGGCTCCGCCGGACGCTCGACTACTTCCGCTCCCGCGTCGCGGCGGCCGACGCCTGA
- the cysQ gene encoding 3'(2'),5'-bisphosphate nucleotidase CysQ: MSDLLALALDAARAGGDAILGYYGRPITVDAKADDSPLTQADLAAHRTIVSALASSGIPVLSEESPADEVAARKTWTRFWCVDPLDGTKEFIKGAPKAEGDPPPANSGDFTVNIALIEDGAPVLGVVHVPVHGVTYFAASGEAWKQSGDDAPVRISTRPAPADALTVVASKDHAGPEVAAIIERVEAEGRSVESASMGSSLKFCLVAEGAADLYPRTVPTFEWDTAAAQAVVEAAGGGVSTRDVDRLTYNKDDLRNPSVFAWGDPALGWRTWLAT, from the coding sequence GTGTCCGATCTCCTCGCCCTCGCCCTCGACGCCGCCCGCGCCGGTGGTGACGCCATCCTCGGCTACTACGGTCGCCCGATCACCGTCGACGCCAAGGCCGACGACTCGCCGCTGACGCAGGCCGACCTCGCCGCGCACCGCACCATCGTCTCTGCGCTCGCCTCGTCCGGCATCCCGGTCCTGTCCGAGGAGTCGCCCGCGGACGAGGTCGCGGCGCGCAAGACGTGGACCCGCTTCTGGTGCGTCGATCCGCTGGACGGCACCAAGGAGTTCATCAAGGGCGCCCCGAAGGCGGAGGGCGACCCGCCGCCCGCCAACTCCGGCGACTTCACGGTCAACATCGCCCTCATCGAGGACGGAGCGCCGGTGCTCGGCGTGGTCCACGTGCCCGTCCACGGCGTGACCTACTTCGCCGCCTCGGGCGAGGCATGGAAGCAGTCGGGTGACGATGCGCCGGTCCGCATCTCCACCCGCCCTGCCCCGGCAGACGCGCTGACGGTCGTCGCCAGCAAGGACCACGCGGGGCCTGAGGTGGCCGCCATCATCGAGCGCGTCGAGGCTGAGGGGCGCTCGGTCGAGTCCGCCTCGATGGGCTCGTCGCTCAAGTTCTGCCTCGTCGCCGAGGGCGCCGCCGACCTCTACCCGCGCACGGTCCCGACGTTCGAGTGGGACACGGCCGCGGCCCAGGCCGTCGTGGAGGCCGCGGGCGGCGGCGTCTCCACGCGTGACGTCGACCGGCTGACGTACAACAAGGACGACCTCCGCAACCCGTCGGTCTTCGCCTGGGGCGACCCGGCCCTCGGCTGGCGGACGTGGCTGGCCACGTGA
- a CDS encoding SLC13 family permease produces the protein MTWEAWYTLGALALMVGALVKGVARTDMVLLGTLGLLLVAGVVEPEAAFAGFSNPAVVAIGSLFVLAAGVDRTGALGFLDGLLRPRSRKPGPAIFRLFLPTAFLSGVLNNTPIVAMLIPRVQAWERDGPPASKLLIPLSTAAIVGGWLTLIGTSTNVVVHGLLLAEGLEGFGFFTLTWVGVPAVILVALYYGVVGHRLLPQREGLSTPSAQRGYHFELRVAASAPFAGQSVEAAGFRTLGDAYLARIRRDGEARDAAPEAVLLPGDVLSFVGGSEAFDDLLGRTGLERTAPAVEEEGEPDLLLYEVVVAAGSRLEGKTLREIGFRERYGGVVLALRRRAEDMEGGLGRVPLRAGDLLLVEGRRSLADRLASLSDDFALVSPVGHLRPVTKRAPVALALLAGAIGLSAFEVMPLATATFAAALGMVVSGCLRGNALRRAVDLPVLIVIGAALGIGKAVETTGLAAVAATGIEAVAVFGPVVTLLVVYGIANGLAELITNKASAVLMLPVALAVAADLGVDWVPFAVAVTVGSAASFLTPIGYQTNLMVLAPGGYRYTDFTRAGLPVSLIVCVVTITMCVLVWL, from the coding sequence ATGACCTGGGAGGCCTGGTACACGCTCGGCGCGCTCGCGCTGATGGTCGGCGCGCTCGTCAAGGGCGTGGCGCGGACCGACATGGTGCTGCTCGGTACGCTGGGGCTGCTGCTGGTAGCCGGGGTGGTCGAGCCGGAGGCCGCGTTCGCGGGGTTCTCGAACCCGGCCGTGGTCGCCATCGGCTCGCTGTTCGTGCTCGCCGCGGGTGTGGACCGGACCGGCGCGCTGGGCTTCCTCGATGGGCTGCTGCGCCCGCGTTCGCGGAAGCCCGGCCCGGCCATCTTCCGCCTGTTCCTGCCGACGGCGTTCCTCTCGGGCGTGCTCAACAACACCCCCATCGTGGCGATGCTGATCCCGCGCGTCCAGGCGTGGGAGCGCGACGGACCGCCCGCCTCGAAGCTGCTCATCCCGCTCTCGACGGCTGCCATCGTCGGCGGGTGGCTGACGCTGATCGGGACGAGCACGAACGTCGTGGTCCACGGGCTGCTGCTGGCGGAGGGACTGGAGGGCTTCGGCTTCTTCACGCTGACGTGGGTGGGCGTCCCGGCGGTGATTCTCGTGGCGCTCTACTACGGGGTCGTGGGGCACCGGCTGCTGCCGCAGCGCGAGGGGCTCTCGACGCCGTCGGCCCAGCGGGGCTACCACTTCGAACTGCGGGTGGCGGCCTCGGCGCCGTTCGCGGGGCAGTCGGTGGAGGCGGCGGGCTTCCGGACGCTCGGGGACGCCTACCTCGCGCGCATCCGCCGCGACGGCGAGGCGCGCGACGCGGCGCCCGAGGCGGTCCTGCTGCCCGGCGACGTGCTGTCGTTCGTCGGCGGCTCGGAGGCCTTCGACGACCTGCTCGGGCGGACCGGGCTGGAGCGGACCGCACCGGCGGTCGAGGAGGAGGGCGAGCCGGACCTGTTGCTCTACGAGGTCGTGGTGGCGGCGGGGTCGCGGCTGGAGGGCAAGACGCTGCGGGAGATCGGCTTCCGCGAACGGTACGGGGGCGTCGTGCTGGCGCTGCGGCGCCGCGCCGAGGACATGGAGGGCGGCCTCGGGCGGGTCCCGCTCCGCGCAGGCGACCTGCTGCTGGTGGAGGGCCGCCGCTCCCTGGCCGACCGCCTCGCGTCGCTCTCCGATGACTTCGCGCTCGTGTCGCCGGTCGGCCACCTGCGGCCGGTCACGAAGCGGGCGCCGGTGGCGTTGGCCCTGCTGGCGGGCGCCATCGGGCTGTCGGCGTTCGAGGTGATGCCGCTCGCCACCGCCACGTTCGCGGCGGCGCTCGGGATGGTCGTATCCGGCTGCCTGCGCGGCAACGCGTTGCGCCGCGCGGTGGACCTGCCGGTGCTGATCGTGATCGGCGCGGCCCTCGGCATCGGCAAGGCCGTCGAGACGACCGGGCTGGCGGCCGTCGCGGCGACGGGCATCGAGGCGGTGGCGGTGTTCGGGCCGGTCGTGACGCTGCTGGTGGTGTACGGGATCGCCAACGGGCTCGCCGAGCTGATCACCAACAAGGCGTCGGCGGTGCTGATGCTGCCCGTCGCGCTCGCCGTCGCCGCGGACCTGGGCGTCGACTGGGTGCCGTTCGCGGTCGCCGTGACGGTGGGCAGCGCGGCGAGCTTCCTGACGCCGATCGGCTACCAGACCAACCTGATGGTGCTGGCGCCTGGCGGCTACCGATACACCGACTTCACGCGCGCCGGCCTGCCGGTGAGCCTGATCGTGTGCGTGGTGACCATCACGATGTGCGTGCTGGTGTGGCTGTAG
- a CDS encoding SRPBCC family protein codes for MASLDALFRRPITRGAYLSAGLGLFAIKYLADRLVSEGVFGRPWDLWSYLDVTGAGRILSLTPETQTYALALVAMALPFIAVGTWLTVRRLRTVGLPPWLVVLFFVPVLNLVLFATLSFVPDDALDEAEGDHAPTWLERVVPESSLGSAALAVGVTSVGALGLVAVSAAGLESYGWGLFVGVPFGLGMTAAMLHGVHGPRTMGESVGVACLAVALLAVGIAVVALEGAICLVMAAPIGGVLAALGGVFGHLFSSGGMGRQPALWAVGVVPALIGVEAASPPIAPLIPVTTAVEVAAPPAVVWRHVVEFSELPAPDDWVFDTGIAYPIRATIDGAGVGAVRRCEFTTGAFVEPITVWEPGRRLAFDVLEQPAPMRERGLFGDIHAPHLNGYFVSERGQFLLTTLPDGGTRLEGTTWYRHHIWPSGYWRLWSDAVLHRIHGRVLDHVQTLAEAEAVAEVR; via the coding sequence ATGGCCTCCCTCGATGCCCTCTTCCGGCGCCCCATCACGCGGGGCGCGTACCTCAGCGCCGGGCTGGGGCTGTTCGCCATCAAGTACCTCGCCGACCGGCTCGTGAGCGAGGGTGTCTTCGGGCGACCGTGGGACCTGTGGAGCTACCTCGACGTGACCGGCGCGGGCCGGATCCTGTCGCTGACGCCGGAGACGCAGACGTACGCGCTGGCACTGGTCGCGATGGCGCTCCCGTTCATCGCCGTCGGCACGTGGCTCACGGTACGCCGCCTGCGGACGGTCGGGCTGCCACCGTGGCTCGTGGTGCTGTTCTTCGTGCCGGTCCTCAACCTGGTCCTGTTCGCGACACTCTCATTCGTCCCGGACGACGCGCTGGACGAGGCGGAGGGGGATCACGCGCCGACGTGGCTGGAGCGCGTCGTGCCGGAGAGTTCTCTCGGCAGCGCAGCGCTCGCGGTCGGCGTGACCTCCGTCGGCGCGCTGGGACTGGTGGCCGTCTCCGCGGCCGGGCTGGAGTCGTACGGCTGGGGCCTGTTCGTCGGCGTCCCCTTCGGCCTCGGCATGACGGCGGCCATGCTGCACGGCGTCCACGGACCGCGGACGATGGGCGAGAGCGTCGGCGTGGCGTGCCTCGCAGTGGCGCTGCTGGCGGTCGGGATCGCGGTGGTGGCTTTGGAGGGGGCCATCTGCCTGGTGATGGCGGCGCCCATCGGGGGCGTGCTGGCGGCCCTCGGCGGCGTGTTCGGGCACCTGTTCTCGAGTGGCGGGATGGGGCGTCAGCCCGCCTTGTGGGCAGTCGGCGTGGTGCCTGCCCTGATCGGCGTCGAGGCCGCGTCCCCGCCCATCGCCCCGTTGATCCCGGTGACGACGGCCGTCGAGGTGGCGGCTCCCCCGGCGGTCGTCTGGCGGCACGTGGTCGAGTTCTCGGAGCTGCCCGCGCCGGACGACTGGGTGTTCGACACAGGCATCGCGTACCCGATCCGCGCGACCATCGACGGGGCCGGTGTCGGGGCGGTCCGCCGGTGCGAGTTCACGACGGGCGCCTTCGTGGAGCCGATCACGGTCTGGGAGCCGGGTCGCCGCCTCGCCTTCGACGTGCTGGAGCAACCCGCGCCGATGCGCGAGCGCGGCCTGTTCGGTGACATCCACGCGCCCCACCTGAACGGCTACTTCGTCTCCGAGCGCGGCCAGTTCCTGCTGACGACGCTCCCGGACGGCGGCACGCGCCTCGAAGGCACCACGTGGTACCGGCACCACATCTGGCCGTCCGGCTACTGGCGCCTGTGGTCGGACGCGGTCCTGCACCGGATCCACGGGCGCGTGCTCGACCACGTCCAGACGCTCGCCGAGGCGGAGGCGGTCGCGGAGGTCCGGTAG
- the argS gene encoding arginine--tRNA ligase, whose protein sequence is MEDALAAAVRTALAGLPDLPADFDPEAVAVEFQTPNDPTHGDLATNVAMQLARPLRRNPRAIADAIAAGIVVDPAQVEAVEVAGPGFLNIRFASAHLTAGLADVLAQGDAYGRTTDHAGETAIVEYVSANPTGPLTVGHGRNAVLGDTIATLLAWTGYDVTREYYFNDAGRQMRVLGQSVRARYEAIVRPDTPTKALEDGLVVPESFPEDGYRGEYITEVAQGLADAHGDALLDAPDEGPFTDAARDAVFDEIMATLGRLGVEMTSTFNERSLYEGDPGPVWDAVDKLRAQGLVYDEDDAVWFKTSALGKTVTTKEGGEEGKDVVLVKASGEPTYRLPDIAYHLDKVTRADLVLDVFGADHIATYPDVLRGVRALAGDAAAEKIDVVVYQFVTLVRGGQPVKMSTRKATYETLDDLMDEVGEAVTRFFFLMRAPGTHLEFDLDLAKEASEKNPVFYLQYAHARIASIGRKAAETGLDASAEADLSLLSHASEEALVKTLLQFPDEVRTAAEARAPHKLATFLRDVATAFNAFYRDCHIVGEETALATARLQLATATQAVLKNGLTILGIDAPESM, encoded by the coding sequence ATGGAGGACGCCCTCGCCGCCGCCGTCCGCACCGCCCTCGCCGGGCTGCCGGACCTCCCCGCCGACTTCGACCCTGAGGCGGTCGCGGTCGAGTTCCAGACGCCCAACGACCCGACGCACGGGGACCTCGCCACGAACGTGGCGATGCAGCTCGCGCGCCCGCTGCGCCGGAACCCGCGCGCCATCGCCGACGCCATCGCGGCGGGCATCGTGGTGGACCCCGCGCAGGTCGAGGCCGTCGAGGTCGCCGGGCCGGGCTTCCTCAACATCCGCTTCGCCAGCGCCCACCTCACCGCCGGGCTGGCCGACGTGCTCGCCCAGGGCGACGCCTACGGCCGGACGACCGATCACGCGGGCGAGACTGCCATCGTCGAGTACGTCTCCGCCAACCCGACCGGCCCGCTGACGGTCGGCCACGGGCGCAACGCGGTCCTCGGCGACACCATCGCGACGCTGCTCGCGTGGACCGGCTACGACGTCACGCGGGAGTACTACTTCAACGACGCCGGGCGCCAGATGCGGGTCCTCGGTCAGAGCGTCCGCGCGCGCTACGAGGCCATCGTCCGTCCCGACACGCCGACGAAGGCGCTGGAGGACGGGCTCGTGGTGCCGGAGAGCTTCCCCGAGGACGGCTACCGCGGCGAGTACATCACCGAGGTGGCCCAGGGCCTCGCGGACGCCCACGGCGACGCGCTCCTCGACGCGCCCGACGAGGGGCCGTTCACCGACGCCGCCCGTGACGCCGTCTTCGACGAGATCATGGCGACGCTCGGCCGGCTGGGCGTCGAGATGACGTCCACCTTCAACGAGCGGAGCCTCTACGAGGGCGACCCCGGACCGGTCTGGGACGCCGTCGACAAGCTCCGCGCGCAGGGGCTCGTCTACGACGAGGACGACGCCGTCTGGTTCAAGACGAGCGCCCTCGGCAAGACCGTCACCACGAAGGAGGGCGGGGAGGAGGGCAAGGACGTGGTCCTCGTCAAGGCCTCCGGCGAGCCCACGTACCGGCTCCCCGACATCGCCTACCACCTCGACAAGGTCACCCGCGCCGACCTCGTGCTGGACGTGTTCGGCGCCGACCACATCGCGACCTACCCGGACGTGCTGCGCGGCGTACGCGCCCTCGCCGGGGACGCTGCAGCGGAGAAGATCGACGTGGTCGTGTACCAGTTCGTGACGCTCGTCCGCGGCGGGCAGCCGGTCAAGATGAGCACTCGGAAGGCGACCTACGAGACGCTGGACGACCTGATGGACGAGGTCGGCGAGGCCGTGACGCGCTTCTTCTTCCTGATGCGCGCGCCCGGCACGCACCTCGAGTTCGACCTCGACCTCGCCAAGGAGGCCTCCGAGAAGAACCCCGTGTTCTACCTCCAGTACGCCCACGCGCGGATCGCGTCCATCGGCCGGAAGGCCGCCGAGACCGGGCTCGACGCGTCCGCCGAGGCCGACCTGTCGCTTCTGTCGCACGCGAGCGAGGAGGCGCTCGTCAAGACCCTGCTGCAGTTCCCCGACGAGGTTCGCACGGCCGCCGAGGCGCGGGCGCCCCACAAGCTGGCGACGTTCCTCCGCGACGTGGCGACGGCCTTCAATGCCTTCTACCGCGACTGCCACATCGTCGGCGAGGAGACGGCCCTGGCCACGGCCCGCCTCCAACTGGCGACGGCCACCCAGGCGGTTCTCAAGAACGGGCTCACCATCCTGGGCATCGACGCCCCGGAGTCGATGTAG